In one window of Burkholderia cepacia ATCC 25416 DNA:
- a CDS encoding universal stress protein, giving the protein MYKKIMVAVDGSASSKLALAEAVKVALAGDAQVSAVYVVDKSVLFTYAGRFDPHALVEEMRDDGRKVLREAEQVIALAGAKGEAELVETESIGEDISERLQRYVKEGGIDLAVVGTHGRRGIRRVLLGSVAERFVRGSKCPVLLIRGDDADVAAAAA; this is encoded by the coding sequence ATGTACAAGAAGATCATGGTGGCCGTCGACGGCAGCGCTTCGTCGAAACTGGCGCTTGCCGAGGCCGTAAAGGTCGCGCTGGCAGGCGACGCGCAAGTCAGTGCCGTGTATGTGGTCGACAAGTCGGTGCTGTTCACTTACGCGGGCCGTTTCGATCCGCACGCGCTCGTCGAGGAAATGCGCGACGACGGGCGCAAGGTACTGCGCGAAGCCGAACAGGTCATCGCGCTCGCCGGTGCGAAAGGCGAGGCCGAACTCGTCGAGACGGAGAGCATCGGCGAGGACATCTCGGAACGCCTGCAGCGCTACGTGAAGGAAGGCGGGATCGATCTCGCGGTGGTCGGCACGCACGGGCGGCGCGGCATCCGGCGCGTGCTGCTCGGCAGCGTCGCCGAGCGCTTCGTGCGCGGCTCGAAGTGCCCGGTGCTGCTGATTCGCGGCGACGATGCCGACGTAGCGGCTGCGGCCGCGTAA
- a CDS encoding DUF2964 family protein, whose product MIRRQSRIVVAAIAVFVSLVGMMAVVTGLLFDNAMALRGGAVALVVGVAGFVVMLNPGAKGEE is encoded by the coding sequence ATGATACGCCGCCAATCCCGGATCGTCGTCGCGGCGATCGCCGTGTTCGTCTCGCTCGTGGGGATGATGGCCGTCGTGACGGGGCTATTGTTCGACAACGCGATGGCGCTGCGTGGCGGCGCGGTCGCGCTGGTCGTCGGCGTGGCCGGTTTCGTCGTGATGCTCAATCCGGGCGCGAAAGGCGAGGAGTGA